A window of the Pecten maximus chromosome 19, xPecMax1.1, whole genome shotgun sequence genome harbors these coding sequences:
- the LOC117317946 gene encoding putative acyl-CoA synthetase YngI, with translation MDDLSYLNNPQLAPYTFVTINDVIKKNAASIPDTEAFVYRPASGPRQSITYTELYDRATGVARFLVSSGVKIQDKVGLFGPNSLARVVAEFGILLSGAVVLQLNIEFKNAMDAVDILNKSDCRLLFVDPGNDDNLLPVIESLESTNENNPQNRQYIFLRRTNFSHLVHTDIDEIVKSVDVDAVLPEVRPEDDALIFTTSGSTGKPKMVVHSHLFATRILQLIPEQIAVNRITYNDRPFCWVGGSVLVSSMLGHTKVFMDSNLATAENGVKKIWDIMREEKVKSAYMMPYTIHDWIAEKMNIPDDGFRLEMITTGGQILNGFYTQVVGRFCRVLMIGYGSSESGGVAVSSPIYEGDVFETGKIGPPVPGVEIRIVDEDGCLVQRGSPGNIEVRSAYLMKRYHADTAMTDAIFTTDEPPWLKTGDVGLLTASGDVIVRGRRSETISRGGRKILPGAVDDVLKGVEGVNHVTTVAVPDARMYEEVCVCFVSSTLTPGDVQSFCEHKFVNKDSLDGMGYMPRYFLKFDEFPMTYTGKTDMAKLKMEATRKLNLVE, from the coding sequence ATGGACGACTTAAGCTATCTGAACAACCCACAACTGGCGCCATACACATTCGTAACCATTAATGATGTCATAAAGAAAAACGCTGCCTCCATACCAGACACTGAGGCGTTCGTCTATCGGCCAGCCTCTGGACCTCGCCAGAGCATCACTTACACGGAACTGTATGATAGGGCTACAGGAGTGGCCCGATTTCTCGTGTCGTCGGGAGTCAAAATACAGGACAAAGTCGGCCTCTTCGGTCCAAACTCGCTGGCTAGAGTGGTGGCGGAATTCGGTATTCTTTTGTCTGGAGCTGTAGTCCTCCAACTTAACATTGAGTTTAAAAACGCCATGGATGCAGTCGACATTCTAAACAAGAGTGATTGTCGGCTGTTATTTGTTGATCCGGGAAATGATGACAACTTACTTCCTGTAATCGAATCACTGGAAAGCACTAACGAAAATAATCCACAGAATCGACAATACATATTCCTACGGAGAACGAATTTCTCACATCTCGTACATACTGATATCGACGAGATAGTAAAATCCGTGGATGTTGACGCTGTCTTACCGGAAGTGCGTCCTGAAGATGACGCTTTGATCTTTACTACTTCCGGTAGCACAGGAAAACCTAAAATGGTGGTGCATTCTCACCTTTTCGCAACACGGATACTGCAGCTAATTCCTGAACAAATTGCCGTCAACAGAATAACTTATAACGACCGCCCATTTTGTTGGGTCGGTGGATCAGTACTGGTATCTAGTATGCTGGGACATACCAAAGTATTCATGGACTCAAATCTAGCAACAGCGGAGAATGGGGTGAAGAAAATCTGGGATATTATGAGGGAGGAAAAGGTAAAGAGTGCTTACATGATGCCGTATACAATTCACGATTGGATCGCGGAGAAGATGAATATCCCTGATGATGGATTTAGGTTGGAAATGATAACAACAGGTGGTCAGATTCTAAATGGTTTCTACACTCAGGTAGTTGGTAGATTCTGTAGAGTACTTATGATAGGGTATGGGTCATCAGAGTCCGGTGGTGTGGCGGTTTCAAGTCCGATTTATGAGGGCGACGTTTTTGAAACCGGCAAAATAGGTCCTCCTGTTCCTGGTGTGGAGATCAGGATTGTAGATGAAGATGGATGCCTTGTTCAAAGAGGAAGCCCAGGTAATATTGAAGTTAGGAGTGCCTATCTGATGAAGCGGTATCATGCAGACACTGCTATGACTGATGCAATATTCACTACAGATGAGCCACCATGGTTAAAAACAGGAGATGTCGGACTACTGACGGCTTCCGGTGACGTAATTGTCCGCGGAAGAAGGAGTGAAACCATATCGCGCGGAGGTAGGAAGATATTACCTGGTGCTGTAGATGATGTGCTCAAAGGCGTGGAAGGCGTAAACCACGTGACCACGGTGGCTGTACCAGATGCCCGGATGTATGAGGAAGTGTGCGTTTGTTTTGTGTCCTCTACTCTGACTCCTGGGGACGTACAAAGTTTCTGTGAACATAAATTCGTGAACAAAGATTCGTTGGACGGTATGGGATACATGCCGAGATACTTCCTCAAGTTTGATGAATTCCCAATGACGTACACAGGAAAGACTGACATGGCAAAACTAAAAATGGAGGCTACGCGGAAACTGAATCTTGTAGAGTGA